From a region of the Halolamina sp. CBA1230 genome:
- a CDS encoding mechanosensitive ion channel domain-containing protein, translating into MLALQFGIVEEGIDRFVGDITAAIPRILAGLIFLVLAGILAKLVMTVLRGFLRRTLPEDDEVYRRFIGAVVAAFLWFGIGLSFLSIVGLDQIAASMGTAAGFLALGVSYSLSNMIADAVAGVYLIRDPDFAPGDRVKAGDVTGTVRAIELRKTRFDDENGDTVVRSNAEIEKKWTRLDEDLESTTTDGDERTV; encoded by the coding sequence ATGCTGGCGCTCCAGTTCGGGATCGTCGAGGAGGGGATCGACCGGTTCGTCGGGGACATCACCGCCGCGATCCCGCGAATCCTCGCGGGGCTGATCTTCCTCGTGCTCGCGGGGATCCTCGCGAAACTCGTGATGACGGTGCTCCGCGGGTTCCTCCGCCGAACGCTCCCGGAGGACGACGAGGTGTACCGGCGGTTCATCGGCGCCGTCGTGGCCGCGTTCCTCTGGTTCGGGATCGGCCTCTCCTTCCTCTCGATCGTCGGCCTCGACCAGATCGCCGCCTCGATGGGCACCGCCGCCGGCTTCCTCGCGCTGGGGGTCTCCTACTCGCTGTCGAACATGATCGCCGACGCAGTCGCCGGGGTGTACCTCATCCGCGACCCGGACTTCGCGCCGGGCGACCGCGTGAAAGCCGGCGACGTGACCGGGACGGTTCGCGCCATCGAGCTCCGCAAGACGCGGTTCGACGACGAGAACGGCGACACGGTGGTCCGGAGCAACGCCGAGATCGAGAAGAAGTGGACCCGACTCGACGAGGATCTCGAGTCCACGACGACCGACGGCGACGAACGGACCGTGTAA
- a CDS encoding tripartite tricarboxylate transporter permease — MWSPPPLTHALVDLLAAAAGVLGSVAGVPLGPRADTAALVPVALATVAGCLLGTCSGLVPGLHANNFALLLAGAAPQVPLDPLALGAAMLAAGVVHTFLDIVPSLALGVPDGAMAAAALPGHRLVLRGRGREALRLSALGSGAAVAVATLLAFPVTWAMLRLAPLLTRWFPLVAAAVLAVLLATEPSHSARLAGLLAFGVATALGAAVLGLSLSGPITGGVLAPLFGGLFGAPVLLDALHGGGVPEQDDAALAIPPLDLGVSAAAGGFSGAAVGYLPGVSAGVAATVSLPAVPARSDLRGFVVATSGANSSTAVFSLFALVALGAPRSGVLVAVDDAGVPLSLSVLLPVVVVAAATGFVLVGLLGDAAFRVVSRLDQRRLAVAVLCLLVALSALFAGPAGVAVFSLATLVGLIAVRIGARRVYLMGVLLGPLALGL; from the coding sequence ATGTGGTCCCCGCCGCCGCTCACCCACGCGCTCGTCGATCTCCTCGCAGCCGCGGCCGGCGTGCTCGGCAGCGTCGCGGGCGTCCCGCTGGGCCCCCGGGCCGACACCGCCGCGCTCGTCCCCGTCGCGCTCGCGACGGTCGCGGGCTGTCTGCTCGGCACCTGCTCGGGGCTGGTGCCGGGGCTGCACGCGAACAACTTCGCACTGCTGTTGGCGGGTGCGGCGCCACAGGTCCCGCTCGATCCGCTGGCGCTCGGCGCGGCGATGCTCGCCGCCGGCGTCGTGCACACGTTCCTCGACATCGTCCCCTCGCTCGCGCTGGGGGTGCCCGACGGCGCGATGGCTGCGGCCGCGCTCCCGGGCCACCGGCTGGTTCTCCGGGGCCGCGGACGCGAGGCACTCCGACTCTCCGCGCTGGGGTCGGGTGCTGCGGTCGCCGTCGCCACGCTGCTGGCGTTCCCAGTGACGTGGGCGATGCTCCGGCTGGCGCCGCTGCTGACTCGGTGGTTCCCGCTGGTCGCCGCGGCCGTGCTCGCCGTGCTGCTCGCCACCGAACCGTCCCACAGCGCGCGGCTGGCCGGCCTGCTCGCGTTCGGGGTGGCGACGGCGCTCGGCGCAGCAGTACTCGGCCTCTCCCTCTCGGGACCCATCACGGGCGGCGTGCTCGCCCCGCTGTTCGGCGGGCTGTTCGGCGCGCCCGTGCTGCTCGACGCGCTCCACGGCGGCGGCGTCCCCGAACAGGACGACGCCGCGCTCGCGATCCCGCCGCTCGACCTGGGGGTCTCCGCAGCCGCGGGCGGGTTCTCGGGGGCGGCGGTGGGCTACCTCCCGGGCGTCTCGGCCGGCGTCGCCGCGACCGTCTCGCTCCCCGCGGTGCCGGCCCGCAGCGACCTCCGGGGGTTCGTCGTCGCCACCAGCGGCGCGAACAGTTCGACCGCCGTGTTCTCGCTGTTCGCGCTGGTCGCGCTCGGCGCGCCGCGATCGGGCGTCCTCGTCGCCGTCGACGACGCGGGGGTGCCGCTGTCGCTCTCCGTGCTCCTGCCGGTGGTCGTCGTCGCGGCCGCGACGGGGTTCGTCCTCGTCGGCCTACTGGGTGACGCGGCGTTCCGGGTGGTGTCGCGACTGGATCAGCGACGGCTAGCGGTCGCCGTCCTCTGCCTGCTCGTCGCCCTCTCGGCGCTGTTCGCGGGGCCGGCGGGGGTCGCGGTGTTCTCGCTCGCGACGCTGGTGGGGCTGATCGCGGTCCGGATCGGCGCGCGTCGGGTGTACCTCATGGGGGTGTTGCTCGGCCCGCTGGCGCTCGGCCTCTAG
- a CDS encoding metal-dependent hydrolase, whose amino-acid sequence MFVGHALLAFALVGGAAALLADRRTALRLGIVAAAFAAVPDVDMAYALVGLVGADGGVMGTVQSFWAASTAVHRTITHSLLVAPVAAALAAAWLHGRRDSTHSWLSVAILLGGGLTAVAAAVSGALGGAVMAVFVIAAALVAEGVGRYTTFGARATFAVALVGLLSHPFGDLATGDPPAFLYPLSAPLVTERVALSADPTLHLLGAFGVELAAIWAGLLVAMWLLERPIRDAIDFRAVAGAGYALAALAIPAPTLEFSYPFVFSVLSVGMIGVVPRVRLPDVEIEPPDAVGAALTGLAAVTLAGAAYAVAYVAL is encoded by the coding sequence ATGTTCGTCGGCCACGCGTTACTGGCGTTCGCGCTGGTAGGGGGAGCAGCGGCGCTGCTGGCCGACCGCCGGACCGCCCTCCGTCTAGGGATCGTCGCCGCGGCGTTCGCGGCGGTGCCCGACGTGGACATGGCCTACGCGCTGGTCGGGCTCGTCGGCGCCGACGGCGGCGTGATGGGGACGGTCCAATCGTTCTGGGCGGCCAGCACCGCCGTCCACCGCACGATCACTCACTCGCTGCTGGTCGCGCCCGTCGCCGCCGCGCTCGCGGCCGCGTGGCTGCACGGGCGACGCGACAGCACACACTCGTGGCTCAGCGTCGCGATCCTGCTCGGTGGGGGGCTGACCGCCGTCGCCGCCGCCGTCAGCGGCGCGCTCGGCGGGGCCGTGATGGCCGTGTTCGTGATCGCCGCCGCCCTCGTCGCCGAGGGGGTGGGGCGCTACACCACCTTCGGCGCCCGGGCGACGTTCGCCGTCGCCCTCGTCGGCCTGCTCTCACACCCGTTCGGCGATCTTGCGACCGGCGATCCGCCCGCGTTCCTCTACCCGCTGTCGGCGCCGCTGGTGACCGAGCGCGTCGCGCTCTCGGCGGACCCGACGCTCCACCTGCTCGGCGCGTTCGGCGTCGAACTCGCCGCGATCTGGGCCGGGCTGCTGGTAGCGATGTGGCTGCTCGAACGGCCGATCCGCGATGCGATCGACTTCCGAGCCGTCGCGGGCGCCGGCTACGCGCTGGCCGCGCTGGCGATCCCCGCACCGACGCTCGAGTTCTCCTACCCGTTCGTGTTCTCCGTGCTCTCGGTGGGGATGATCGGCGTCGTCCCCCGGGTCCGCCTACCGGACGTCGAGATCGAGCCTCCCGACGCCGTCGGCGCCGCGCTCACGGGGCTGGCGGCGGTGACGCTCGCCGGCGCCGCCTACGCCGTCGCGTACGTCGCGCTCTAG